The Schistocerca cancellata isolate TAMUIC-IGC-003103 chromosome 4, iqSchCanc2.1, whole genome shotgun sequence genome contains a region encoding:
- the LOC126183969 gene encoding glutamic acid-rich protein-like, translated as MAKQNTAKTRYAPTAIWQKRNMAKTQYGKNTKMAKTQISEQRECGKNANMGKTQIWEKLRFGKTHIWEKRRYGENADMGKTQILEKRRYWKNADMGKTQIWEKRRYRENADMGKTQIWKKRKYGKNTNMGKMQIWENCKYGKNANMGKTQIWQKRKYGKNANKAKTQIRENRKYGKKQIWQKRNYGKNAITAKTQIWQKRKYGKNANTEETQIRQKRKYGRNANMEKTKKAKTQKRQKRKKRKDAKKAKTQKRQKRKKGKNAKRQIRKKRKNAKMTKTQ; from the coding sequence ATGGCAAAacaaaatacggcaaaaacgcgatATGCCCCAActgcaatatggcaaaaacgcaatatggcaaaaacgcagtatggcaaaaacacaaaaatggcaaaaacgcagatatcggaaCAACgcgaatgtgggaaaaacgcaaatatgggaaaaacgcaaatatgggaaaaacttagatttggaaaaacgcatatatgggaaaaacgcagatatggggaaaacgcagatatgggaaaaacgcagatattggaaaaacgcagatattggaaaaacgcagatatgggaaaaacgcagatatgggaaaaacgcagatatagggaaaatgcagatatgggaaaaacgcaaatatggaaaaaacgcaaatatgggaaaaacacaaatatgggaaaaatgcaaatatgggaaaattgcaaatatgggaaaaacgcaaatatgggaaaaacgcaaatatggcaaaaacgcaaatatggcaaaaacgcaaataaggcaaaaacgcaaataagggaaaatcgcaaatatggcaagaagcaaatatggcaaaaacgcaattacggcaaaaacgcaattacggcaaaaacgcaaatatggcaaaaacgcaaatacggcaaaaacgcaaatacggaagaaacgcaaatacggcagaaacgcaaatatggcagaaacgcaaatatggaaaaaacgaaaaaggcaaaaacgcaaaaaaggcaaaaacgcaaaaagcGCAAAGatgcaaaaaaggcaaaaacgcaaaaaaggcaaaaacgcaaaaaaggcaaaaacgcaaaaaggCAAATACGCAAAAaacgcaaaaacgcaaaaatgacaaaaacgcaataa
- the LOC126183970 gene encoding uncharacterized protein LOC126183970, producing the protein MGKIVKRSWNMGKTQIWQKRKYGKNANIAKTQIWQKRKYGKNANIAKTQNGKNANKAKTQIWQKRNYGQNAIMAKTQIRQKCKDGKNANTAKTQIRQKRKYGRNANTAETQLRQKRKYGKNEKGKNAKKAKTQKGTNAKKAQTQKRQKRKKAQTQKTQKRKKRKDAKRERRKRQKRKKGKIAKKAKTQKRQKRKNGKNAKKAKTQKWEKRKNGKNAKIGKDAKMAKTQRWR; encoded by the coding sequence ATGGGAAAAATAGTCAAACGTTCatggaatatgggaaaaacgcaaatatggcaaaaacgcaaatatggcaaaaacgcaaatatagcaaaaacgcaaatatggcaaaaacgcaaatatggcaaaaacgcaaatatagcaaaaacgcaaaatggcaaaaacgcaaataaggcaaaaacgcaaatatggcaaaaacggaattaTGgccaaaacgcaattatggcaaaaacgcaaatacggcaaaaatgcaaagacggcaaaaacgcaaatacggcaaaaacgcaaatacggcagaaacgcaaatacggcagaaacgcaaatacggcagaaacgcaactacggcagaaacgcaaatatggaaaaaacgaaaaaggcaaaaacgcaaaaaaggcaaaaacgcaaaaaggCACAAACGCAAAAAAGGCAcaaacgcaaaaaaggcaaaaacgcaaaaaggCACAAACGCAAAAAACACAAAAACGCAAAAAACGCAAAGATGCAAAAAGGGAAAGACgcaaaaggcaaaaacgcaaaaaaggcaaaatcgcaaaaaaggcaaaaacgcaaaaaaggcaaaaacgcaaaaatggcaaaaacgcaaaaaaggcaaaaacgcaaaaatgggaaaaacgcaaaaatggcaaaaacgcaaaaattggcaaagacgcaaaaatggcaaaaacgcaaagatggcgataa